In Bacillus sp. NP247, one DNA window encodes the following:
- a CDS encoding substrate-binding domain-containing protein: protein MKEESEESSMDHHSYTTEEVAKRLKVSKLTVYDLIKKGELPSYRVGRQMRIDATDLEQYIKQMKTGKVQVNSVKKDENSTSNTRIISGQELTLDMLAKHIENRLPNSNILRAYQGSLTSLVKMYQGEGSIVSLHLFDGETGTYNIPYVKRILVGQPCIMINLLARNVGFYVQKGNPKGIKTWADIAQSSIKFVNREKGSGIRVLVDEQLRIQKLNKEHISGYEWEESNHLGVASQVANGKADVGVGSEKVSQIVNVDFIPIMKEQYDLVILKNKENEELIEVMKDILQSEEFHNELKAIGGYDITKTGQIIYETN, encoded by the coding sequence ATGAAGGAAGAAAGTGAGGAATCGTCTATGGATCATCATTCCTACACAACGGAAGAAGTAGCAAAGCGATTAAAAGTATCAAAATTAACTGTATACGACTTAATAAAAAAAGGAGAACTGCCTTCTTATAGAGTTGGTAGACAGATGCGTATTGATGCAACGGATTTAGAACAATATATAAAGCAAATGAAAACAGGGAAGGTACAAGTTAATTCTGTAAAGAAGGACGAAAATAGTACCTCGAATACACGCATCATTAGTGGTCAAGAACTAACGTTAGATATGTTGGCAAAACATATAGAAAATCGTTTACCCAATTCTAATATATTAAGAGCATATCAAGGAAGTTTAACGAGTTTAGTGAAGATGTACCAGGGAGAAGGAAGTATCGTTAGTCTGCATTTGTTTGATGGCGAAACGGGTACGTATAATATTCCTTACGTAAAGCGTATTTTAGTTGGACAACCATGTATTATGATTAATTTATTGGCAAGAAATGTTGGGTTTTATGTGCAAAAAGGGAACCCGAAAGGAATAAAAACGTGGGCTGATATAGCCCAATCCTCTATAAAATTTGTGAATCGAGAAAAAGGCTCTGGTATTAGGGTGCTAGTCGATGAACAATTACGAATTCAAAAGTTAAATAAAGAACATATTAGTGGATATGAATGGGAAGAATCAAATCATCTTGGTGTTGCTTCACAAGTTGCGAACGGAAAAGCTGATGTTGGAGTAGGGTCAGAAAAGGTTTCGCAAATTGTAAATGTAGACTTTATTCCGATAATGAAAGAACAGTATGATTTAGTAATTTTGAAGAATAAAGAAAACGAAGAGCTTATTGAAGTTATGAAAGACATTCTGCAATCGGAAGAATTTCATAATGAGTTAAAAGCGATTGGCGGATACGATATTACGAAAACAGGCCAAATTATATATGAAACAAACTAA
- a CDS encoding DUF3948 family protein, whose product MNNMTFNKLDFLGLASGGVLLTTFICAATLA is encoded by the coding sequence ATGAATAACATGACTTTTAACAAATTAGATTTTTTAGGCCTAGCTAGCGGCGGGGTTCTTCTTACTACTTTTATTTGCGCCGCAACGCTTGCATAA
- a CDS encoding DUF3948 family protein: MNNITFNKSDFIGLASGATLLTAFIYALAQSLV, encoded by the coding sequence ATGAACAACATTACTTTCAACAAATCAGACTTTATCGGACTTGCAAGTGGAGCGACTCTTCTTACAGCTTTCATTTACGCACTCGCTCAAAGTCTTGTTTAA
- the modA gene encoding molybdate ABC transporter substrate-binding protein: MNKFTSRSIGALILSFLLIFSAACTSGEKKEKSAAKEGQTVELTISAAASLQDALKEIEKQYKEKDPNIKLSFNFGASGALQQQIEQGAPADLFFSAAEDKFQTLVKKGFINEKEGKNLLGNELVLVVPKDSSLTKFQDLKNEKIKKIALGTPESVPAGKYAKASLTHENLWNYIQNKIVFTKDVRQVLTYVETGNVDAGIVYKTDALISDKVKIGETAAATSHEPIHYPVGVIKESKHKKEATSFYEYLQSKDAQSIFKKYGFTVLS, translated from the coding sequence ATGAACAAATTCACATCACGATCCATCGGGGCACTTATACTTTCTTTCCTTCTTATATTTAGTGCTGCTTGTACAAGTGGGGAAAAGAAAGAAAAGTCAGCTGCTAAAGAGGGACAAACAGTCGAACTGACTATCTCAGCTGCTGCTAGCTTACAAGATGCATTAAAAGAAATTGAAAAACAATATAAAGAGAAAGATCCTAATATTAAACTCTCTTTTAACTTCGGTGCTTCTGGTGCACTTCAACAACAAATCGAACAAGGTGCACCTGCTGATTTATTCTTCTCTGCAGCAGAGGATAAATTCCAAACTCTTGTTAAAAAAGGATTCATTAATGAAAAAGAAGGAAAAAATCTTCTTGGGAATGAACTAGTTCTAGTCGTTCCAAAAGATAGTTCTCTTACAAAATTTCAAGATTTAAAAAATGAAAAAATCAAGAAAATTGCACTTGGTACACCTGAATCTGTACCTGCAGGAAAATATGCAAAAGCTTCTCTCACACATGAAAATCTTTGGAATTATATTCAAAACAAAATCGTATTTACAAAAGATGTTCGCCAAGTGTTAACATATGTAGAAACAGGTAATGTCGATGCTGGTATTGTATACAAAACAGATGCTCTCATTTCAGACAAAGTAAAAATTGGCGAGACGGCAGCAGCTACTTCTCATGAGCCAATCCACTATCCTGTAGGCGTTATAAAAGAATCAAAGCATAAGAAAGAGGCGACTTCATTCTATGAGTATTTACAATCAAAAGATGCGCAATCTATCTTTAAGAAATACGGATTTACTGTCCTATCATAA
- a CDS encoding DUF3948 family protein — MNNITFNKLDFLGLASGSILLTAFIYAATLI; from the coding sequence ATGAATAACATCACTTTTAACAAATTAGATTTTTTAGGACTAGCTAGCGGCTCGATTCTTCTTACTGCTTTTATTTACGCTGCTACGCTTATATAA
- a CDS encoding peptide ABC transporter substrate-binding protein encodes MKKKFVPGIASVVGVSILLTGCGSYKNEASGANAKDEAPSKQVLNLSSPTEIRTMDTARATDTDSGQVMRNVFEGLYNLGEGNKPVPGVAKSHEVSGDKTKYTFHLRDSRWSNGTPVTAKDFVFAWQRAVDPATASEYAFLFFDIKNATKINNKELPADQLGVKAVDDHTFEVELERPVPYFISLTAFPTFLPINEEFFKAQGDKYALEDNTILYNGAFTLSDWKHEQSFKFKKNPTYWDKDNVKLEEINFNVVKEKSTEVNLFESKQLDRIKLTSDFVDKYKKDANFKERPNVGVQFLRMNQQNKVLQNVSARQAIDQTIDRKSFVNTLLNDGSTPTYGLVPKNFAKGSDGKDFRAVNGDLTKVDTKAAQELWKKAKKELGSEKITLELLTSDGDLEKKTGEFLKGQLEKNLEGLTVNIKPQPRKQQVSLLLKGDYEIGIDGWSPDFADPITFLELFTTNNPYNLDHYSNKEFDDTIEKVKTTLAGDEKARWEALLASEKILFKDSVIAPLYQKGESYLERSFVKGIVQVDFAGQLNFKWAKIEK; translated from the coding sequence ATGAAAAAGAAGTTTGTACCCGGTATTGCATCAGTTGTAGGAGTAAGTATTTTATTAACTGGTTGTGGTAGTTATAAAAACGAAGCGAGTGGAGCAAATGCAAAAGATGAGGCACCTAGTAAGCAAGTTTTAAACTTATCTTCACCTACTGAGATTCGAACAATGGATACAGCTCGTGCTACAGATACTGATTCTGGTCAAGTAATGAGAAATGTATTTGAAGGTTTGTATAATCTTGGTGAAGGTAATAAACCTGTTCCTGGTGTTGCAAAATCTCATGAAGTAAGTGGTGATAAAACGAAATACACATTCCATTTACGAGATTCAAGATGGTCAAACGGTACTCCTGTTACAGCGAAAGATTTTGTCTTCGCTTGGCAAAGAGCTGTCGACCCAGCAACAGCCTCTGAATATGCATTTTTATTCTTTGATATTAAAAACGCAACAAAGATTAACAACAAAGAACTTCCAGCCGACCAACTTGGTGTAAAAGCAGTTGACGACCATACGTTTGAAGTAGAATTAGAGCGTCCTGTTCCGTACTTTATTAGCTTAACAGCGTTCCCAACATTTCTACCCATTAACGAAGAATTCTTTAAAGCACAAGGTGATAAGTACGCTTTAGAAGATAATACAATTTTGTACAACGGGGCTTTTACACTAAGCGATTGGAAGCACGAACAAAGCTTTAAATTTAAGAAAAACCCTACCTATTGGGATAAAGATAATGTCAAACTGGAAGAAATTAATTTTAACGTCGTAAAAGAAAAATCAACAGAAGTAAATTTATTCGAATCTAAACAATTAGACCGTATAAAACTAACATCTGACTTCGTTGATAAATATAAAAAAGATGCTAACTTTAAAGAACGTCCGAACGTAGGCGTACAATTTTTGCGTATGAATCAACAAAACAAAGTACTTCAAAACGTTTCTGCACGCCAAGCAATCGATCAAACAATCGATAGAAAATCCTTTGTAAATACGCTATTAAATGATGGATCTACACCAACTTACGGTCTCGTACCAAAAAACTTTGCAAAGGGATCTGACGGAAAAGACTTCCGTGCTGTAAACGGCGATTTAACAAAAGTTGATACAAAAGCTGCACAAGAATTATGGAAAAAAGCAAAAAAAGAACTTGGTTCTGAAAAGATAACATTAGAATTATTAACAAGTGACGGTGACCTTGAGAAGAAAACCGGTGAGTTCTTAAAAGGACAACTAGAAAAGAATTTAGAAGGCTTAACAGTAAATATAAAACCACAACCGCGTAAGCAACAAGTTTCACTCTTATTAAAAGGTGACTACGAAATTGGAATTGACGGTTGGAGCCCTGACTTTGCTGATCCAATCACATTCCTTGAATTGTTTACAACGAATAACCCTTACAACTTAGATCATTACTCTAATAAAGAGTTTGATGACACAATTGAAAAGGTTAAAACTACCTTGGCTGGTGATGAAAAAGCTCGCTGGGAAGCGTTACTAGCATCAGAAAAAATATTGTTTAAAGACTCTGTTATCGCTCCTCTTTACCAAAAAGGCGAATCTTATTTAGAGCGATCCTTTGTAAAGGGTATTGTGCAAGTAGACTTTGCTGGTCAATTAAACTTCAAATGGGCAAAAATTGAAAAATAA
- a CDS encoding DMT family transporter, whose amino-acid sequence MRRSQMIISALACLIASMSWGAMFPVADHALEYIDPFYFSLIRYGAVAIVLIVLLLMKEGKKAFRLEGRGKLLVFFGTMAFTVYNVLIFLGQMLMGKSGVMVASIMEALMPMISICILWGYKNIKPKKYMITSMCIAFVGAVFVITKGDMSFFLTLKDNVFSLAFIFVGVVGWVIYTMGGQTCSDWSTLRYSTLTCVFGTTVTGIITVIITSLGYVSVPSMGTISIVKYDLLFMMTLPGIVALLAWNYGVKILSSINGILFINFVPITTLVIMMMQGYKITTFDIVGTLFVIAALIRNNVCQRKEENINKQILQEKQLRQAV is encoded by the coding sequence GTGAGAAGAAGTCAAATGATAATAAGTGCGTTGGCATGTTTAATTGCAAGTATGTCATGGGGAGCAATGTTTCCTGTTGCTGATCATGCACTAGAATACATAGATCCATTTTATTTTTCACTTATTCGCTATGGAGCGGTAGCAATAGTGCTGATTGTATTATTGTTAATGAAAGAAGGAAAGAAAGCATTTCGTTTAGAAGGAAGAGGGAAGTTACTCGTCTTTTTTGGAACGATGGCGTTTACCGTATATAATGTATTAATTTTTCTAGGGCAAATGTTAATGGGAAAATCAGGTGTAATGGTAGCTTCTATTATGGAGGCGCTTATGCCGATGATTTCCATTTGTATTCTATGGGGATATAAAAATATAAAACCGAAAAAGTATATGATAACGAGCATGTGTATTGCTTTTGTAGGGGCAGTGTTTGTTATTACGAAAGGTGACATGAGTTTCTTTTTAACATTGAAAGATAACGTGTTTTCACTAGCATTTATATTTGTTGGTGTTGTAGGCTGGGTTATTTATACGATGGGTGGTCAAACATGTAGCGATTGGTCAACATTACGCTATTCTACGTTGACATGTGTATTTGGTACAACTGTCACAGGAATTATAACTGTAATCATTACGTCACTTGGATATGTATCAGTTCCAAGCATGGGAACGATTTCTATTGTGAAATATGATTTGTTATTTATGATGACATTACCAGGTATCGTAGCACTACTTGCTTGGAACTACGGTGTGAAAATCTTATCATCAATTAATGGTATTTTATTTATTAACTTTGTGCCAATTACTACTTTAGTTATTATGATGATGCAAGGGTATAAAATAACAACGTTTGATATTGTAGGAACATTATTTGTTATTGCAGCGCTTATTCGTAATAATGTTTGTCAGAGAAAAGAAGAAAATATAAATAAACAAATTTTACAAGAAAAGCAATTGCGTCAAGCTGTTTAA
- the proC gene encoding pyrroline-5-carboxylate reductase, whose translation MPNKHRILFIGAGRMAEAIFTGLLTTSKEYIEEIIVSNRSNIEKLMQLQAQYDLSITTDWKQHIKSVDTIVLAMPPVAHEQLLADLSPLLTNQFVVTVAAGIGPSYLEERLPQGTPVAWIMPNTAAGIGKSISLYTTGHSVDETHQETLQLLLKGIGTSQFCTEEEVHQLTAVTGSAPAFLYHFAEGLIEATKSYGIDEETAKHLVIQMIAGSAAMLQQNQDPAMLREQVTTPGGSTAEGLKVLYENNFSEVIQQAVEATNKKARGN comes from the coding sequence ATGCCTAATAAACATCGAATTTTATTTATTGGTGCCGGTCGTATGGCAGAAGCTATATTTACTGGACTACTTACAACAAGTAAAGAATATATCGAAGAAATTATTGTTTCCAACCGAAGCAACATAGAAAAACTAATGCAATTACAAGCTCAATATGATCTATCGATTACAACTGATTGGAAGCAGCATATTAAATCTGTAGATACAATCGTTTTAGCAATGCCACCTGTCGCACATGAACAGCTATTAGCGGATCTATCCCCTCTTCTAACTAATCAATTTGTCGTGACAGTTGCTGCCGGAATCGGACCATCTTATCTAGAAGAAAGACTTCCCCAAGGGACACCTGTTGCTTGGATTATGCCAAATACAGCTGCTGGAATTGGCAAGTCTATCTCCTTATATACGACGGGACATTCTGTAGATGAAACACATCAAGAAACGTTACAACTTCTTTTAAAAGGTATTGGTACCTCACAGTTTTGTACCGAAGAGGAAGTTCACCAACTTACCGCAGTTACTGGTAGTGCACCTGCTTTTCTCTATCACTTTGCTGAAGGTTTAATTGAAGCAACGAAAAGCTATGGTATTGATGAGGAAACAGCAAAACACCTTGTCATTCAAATGATTGCTGGCTCTGCCGCTATGCTCCAGCAAAATCAGGATCCAGCTATGCTCCGCGAGCAAGTAACAACACCAGGAGGTTCAACGGCTGAAGGCTTAAAAGTTCTATATGAAAATAATTTTTCAGAAGTCATTCAACAAGCAGTTGAAGCGACCAATAAAAAAGCTAGGGGGAATTAA
- a CDS encoding 1-acyl-sn-glycerol-3-phosphate acyltransferase yields MYKPITFSLKYIFKMAGKVEVQGREKLPEDGPYVVACTHTSFMDVLMLAAGMYPTQIHYMAKKELFEGKFKKWFFKNVNAFPVDRANPGPSTLKIPSRLLKEGKVVGIFPSGTRSSEDVSLKAGAVTIAMRSNVPLIPAAYVGPSSVKELIKGKKARLIFGDPIQIDAEEQIDRKTAMKMMTDELNAKFEELKEVLQPNQN; encoded by the coding sequence ATGTATAAACCAATTACATTTTCGTTGAAATATATATTTAAAATGGCTGGGAAGGTAGAAGTACAAGGGAGAGAGAAATTACCGGAAGATGGCCCTTACGTTGTTGCGTGTACCCATACAAGTTTTATGGATGTTTTAATGTTAGCGGCAGGAATGTACCCAACCCAAATTCATTACATGGCAAAAAAAGAATTGTTTGAAGGGAAATTTAAAAAATGGTTTTTTAAAAATGTAAATGCATTCCCTGTAGACCGTGCGAATCCAGGGCCAAGCACATTAAAAATTCCATCGCGTTTGTTAAAAGAAGGAAAAGTAGTAGGGATTTTCCCAAGTGGGACGAGATCATCAGAAGACGTTTCGTTAAAAGCTGGGGCTGTTACGATTGCAATGCGTTCTAACGTTCCGTTAATACCGGCCGCTTATGTTGGTCCATCAAGTGTAAAAGAATTGATAAAAGGAAAAAAGGCACGATTGATTTTTGGAGACCCAATTCAAATTGATGCTGAAGAACAAATAGATCGAAAAACGGCTATGAAAATGATGACAGATGAATTAAATGCAAAGTTTGAAGAACTAAAGGAAGTTTTGCAGCCAAATCAAAACTAA
- a CDS encoding YrzO family protein, translating into MLESLLFFFAAGVACELAAINRNGRKNIKQQAELIQLLKELKERKN; encoded by the coding sequence ATGTTAGAAAGTTTATTGTTTTTCTTTGCTGCTGGAGTTGCCTGCGAGCTTGCAGCAATTAATCGAAACGGTCGTAAGAATATAAAACAACAAGCTGAACTGATACAGCTTTTAAAAGAATTGAAGGAAAGAAAAAATTAA
- a CDS encoding LysR family transcriptional regulator produces MELRDLQIFQSVADRGSVSGAAKELNYVQSNVTARIKQLENELKTLLFYRHKRGMTLTAEGRKMLVYVNKILQDVEELKQVFLDSETPSGILKIGTVETVSTLPTILSSYYKSYPNVDLSLQAGLTEELIREVIDHQLDGAFISGPIKHPLIEQYDVSTEKLMLVTQNKAFHIEEFTTTPLLVFNQGCGYRSKLERWLKDEGLLPKRIMEFNILETILNSVALGLGITLVPQSAVHHLSKAGKVHCHAIPEKYGSISTVFIRRKDSYMTNSMRSFLKTIEEHHHINML; encoded by the coding sequence ATGGAATTACGAGACTTACAAATCTTCCAAAGCGTTGCCGACCGTGGTAGTGTAAGCGGCGCAGCAAAAGAGTTAAATTACGTACAATCAAATGTAACAGCACGTATTAAACAGTTAGAAAACGAATTAAAAACACTGCTCTTTTACCGTCATAAACGAGGCATGACTTTAACAGCTGAAGGTAGAAAAATGCTCGTCTATGTTAATAAAATTTTGCAAGATGTTGAAGAGCTAAAACAAGTGTTTTTAGATAGCGAAACACCATCCGGTATATTAAAAATTGGTACAGTCGAAACAGTAAGCACATTGCCGACCATTTTGTCTTCTTACTATAAGAGCTATCCAAATGTCGATCTATCATTACAAGCTGGTCTAACAGAAGAACTTATTAGAGAAGTAATCGATCACCAATTAGATGGTGCATTTATATCAGGACCAATAAAACACCCACTAATTGAACAATACGATGTTAGTACCGAAAAATTAATGCTTGTTACACAAAATAAAGCTTTTCATATAGAAGAATTTACTACGACGCCCCTACTCGTTTTTAATCAAGGATGCGGATACCGTTCCAAGCTAGAACGATGGCTTAAAGATGAAGGTTTGCTACCAAAAAGAATTATGGAATTCAACATATTAGAAACAATATTAAACAGTGTTGCACTCGGCCTTGGAATTACACTCGTACCACAGTCTGCTGTCCACCATCTTTCTAAAGCTGGTAAGGTACATTGTCATGCAATCCCTGAAAAATATGGTAGTATTTCAACGGTTTTCATACGCCGTAAAGATAGCTATATGACGAATTCAATGCGTAGCTTTTTAAAAACAATTGAAGAGCATCATCATATCAACATGCTTTGA
- the modB gene encoding molybdate ABC transporter permease subunit, which translates to MNFDAILSPVFLSLQVAACATIIVTILGTIIGRALARSSWRYKVILETIFLLPMVLPPTVIGFFLIIIFGNNSPIGKWIESLFQQSIMFTSTAAIIASTVVAFPLMYQSAKTGFSIANAQIEEGARDLGASEYQVFLHVTLPLAFPALLSGMILSFVRALGEFGATLMFAGNIPGKTQTIPTAIYMAIDASNMQLAWTLVIITISMSLVFLLCIQLINKRITNS; encoded by the coding sequence ATGAACTTTGATGCTATTTTGTCACCAGTCTTTCTATCCTTACAAGTAGCTGCATGCGCCACTATTATCGTTACAATTTTAGGAACGATTATCGGGCGAGCGCTAGCACGCTCCTCATGGCGATATAAAGTAATATTAGAAACTATTTTTTTATTACCAATGGTACTTCCACCAACTGTTATCGGCTTTTTTCTCATTATTATTTTTGGAAATAACAGCCCCATTGGAAAGTGGATAGAATCGTTATTTCAGCAGTCCATTATGTTTACATCTACTGCTGCTATCATTGCTTCTACAGTTGTCGCATTTCCGCTCATGTATCAATCAGCGAAAACAGGATTTTCTATCGCAAATGCACAAATTGAAGAGGGTGCTCGCGATCTTGGCGCCAGTGAATATCAAGTTTTTCTACACGTCACACTACCGCTTGCATTTCCTGCATTACTAAGCGGTATGATTTTAAGCTTTGTTCGTGCACTAGGAGAATTTGGTGCTACACTCATGTTTGCTGGGAATATTCCAGGTAAAACACAGACAATCCCAACAGCAATTTATATGGCCATTGATGCAAGTAATATGCAACTCGCTTGGACACTTGTAATTATCACTATCAGTATGTCACTCGTATTTCTCCTATGTATTCAGCTCATTAATAAAAGAATTACTAACTCTTAA
- a CDS encoding aldo/keto reductase, with product MTLTSLNDYTTLHNGVKMPWFGLGVFKVADGTEVIDSVKAAIKNGYRSIDTAAIYKNEEGVGQAIQESGIPREELFITSKVWNSDQGYESTLQAFETTLEKLGLEYLDLYLVHWPVKGKYTESWKALEKLYKDGRVRAIGVSNFNIHHLQDVFEIAEIKPMVNQVEYHPRLAQEELHAFCREHNVQLEAWSPLMQGQLLDNPTLQEIATKYNKSTAQVILRWDLQNEVVTIPKSIKEHRIIENANIFDFELSSDDMKAIQALNENHRVGPDPDNFNF from the coding sequence ATGACTTTAACAAGTTTAAACGACTATACAACATTACATAACGGCGTGAAAATGCCTTGGTTCGGCTTGGGTGTTTTTAAAGTTGCAGATGGTACAGAAGTAATTGATTCTGTAAAAGCAGCTATAAAAAATGGATACCGTAGTATCGATACTGCTGCGATATATAAAAACGAAGAAGGCGTTGGACAGGCAATTCAAGAATCTGGTATTCCTCGTGAAGAGTTATTCATCACTTCAAAAGTGTGGAATAGTGATCAAGGTTACGAGTCAACATTACAAGCATTTGAAACTACATTAGAAAAATTAGGTCTAGAATATTTAGATCTATACTTAGTACATTGGCCTGTAAAAGGAAAATACACTGAATCATGGAAAGCTTTAGAGAAACTTTATAAAGACGGTCGTGTGCGCGCTATTGGTGTGAGTAATTTCAACATTCACCACTTGCAAGACGTATTTGAAATTGCTGAAATCAAGCCAATGGTCAACCAAGTGGAATACCACCCTCGCTTAGCACAAGAAGAATTACATGCTTTCTGTAGAGAACATAACGTCCAGCTTGAAGCTTGGTCACCATTAATGCAAGGGCAACTACTGGATAATCCAACATTACAAGAAATCGCTACAAAATATAATAAATCGACTGCACAAGTTATTTTACGCTGGGATTTACAAAACGAAGTTGTAACGATTCCTAAATCAATTAAAGAACACCGCATTATTGAAAATGCAAACATCTTCGACTTTGAATTAAGCTCGGATGATATGAAAGCAATTCAAGCTTTAAATGAAAATCATCGCGTCGGTCCAGATCCAGATAACTTTAACTTCTAG
- a CDS encoding GRP family sugar transporter, whose translation MDILLALLPAIAWGNILLVSVKMGGGAYSQTVGMTIGALFFATVMYVFTQPALTMTILIVGFISGLFWALGQVNQLKTVEKLGVSTTVTISTGMQLVATSIFGVIAFREWTTTTTIVMGTIAILLIVIGVVFTSLDDKENAQPPGQLKKGLLTLIVSTFGYLVYVIIIRWYNIDGWSAILPQAVGMFVGAVVLTSKHKPFNKYAIRNAVSGLLWGTGNLFLLLSLPRVGVATSFPLSQTGIVISTFGAIVFLGEKKTKRQLIFIALGSVLIIGGAILLGLTKA comes from the coding sequence ATGGACATTTTATTAGCGCTTCTTCCTGCAATTGCATGGGGAAACATCTTATTAGTAAGCGTAAAAATGGGCGGTGGTGCATATAGCCAAACGGTAGGTATGACAATCGGTGCTCTATTCTTCGCAACAGTTATGTATGTATTTACTCAACCAGCTTTAACAATGACAATCTTGATTGTTGGTTTTATTTCAGGTTTATTCTGGGCTTTAGGACAAGTAAACCAATTAAAAACAGTTGAAAAACTAGGTGTTTCAACTACTGTAACGATTTCTACTGGTATGCAACTTGTTGCAACTTCTATCTTTGGAGTTATCGCTTTCCGCGAGTGGACTACTACAACAACGATCGTTATGGGAACGATTGCAATCCTATTAATCGTAATTGGTGTTGTATTCACATCATTAGACGATAAAGAAAATGCACAGCCACCAGGACAATTGAAAAAAGGACTTCTTACTTTAATTGTTTCTACTTTCGGCTATCTTGTATATGTAATTATTATTCGTTGGTATAACATCGATGGTTGGTCTGCTATTTTACCACAGGCAGTTGGTATGTTCGTTGGTGCGGTTGTACTGACGTCTAAACATAAACCATTTAACAAATATGCAATTCGTAATGCTGTATCTGGTTTACTTTGGGGAACAGGAAACTTATTCTTACTTCTTTCATTACCACGTGTCGGAGTAGCGACAAGCTTCCCATTATCTCAAACTGGAATCGTTATCTCAACATTCGGTGCGATTGTCTTCTTAGGTGAAAAGAAAACAAAACGTCAATTGATCTTTATTGCACTAGGTAGTGTTTTAATTATCGGCGGCGCTATATTACTCGGTCTAACAAAAGCATAA
- the pnuC gene encoding nicotinamide riboside transporter PnuC, with protein MVRSPLFLLSSSIICVLVGLYIQSSYIEIFASIMGIINVWLLAREKISNFLFGMITVAVFLYIFIAQGLYAMAVLAAFQFIFNVYGWYYWIARSGEGEVKATVRLDLKEWTFYIIFILVAWIGWGYYQVRYLESTSPYLDALNAVLGLVAQFMLSRKILENWHLWILYNVVSIVIYISTGLYVMLILAVINLFICVAGLLEWKKNYKGQVHVNNYI; from the coding sequence ATGGTTAGAAGTCCACTTTTTTTACTCAGTTCTAGTATAATTTGCGTATTGGTTGGATTGTATATTCAATCGAGTTATATTGAAATTTTTGCATCGATTATGGGGATTATTAATGTTTGGTTATTAGCAAGAGAAAAAATATCTAACTTTTTATTTGGCATGATTACTGTTGCGGTATTTCTGTATATTTTTATTGCACAAGGTTTATATGCAATGGCGGTATTGGCAGCCTTTCAATTTATATTTAATGTATATGGTTGGTATTATTGGATTGCACGTAGTGGGGAGGGAGAGGTAAAAGCAACAGTTCGTTTAGATTTGAAAGAGTGGACTTTTTATATAATTTTTATTTTAGTTGCTTGGATTGGTTGGGGTTATTATCAAGTCCGTTATTTAGAATCAACAAGTCCATATTTAGACGCTTTAAATGCTGTATTAGGATTAGTAGCTCAATTTATGCTAAGTCGAAAAATCTTAGAAAACTGGCATTTATGGATTTTATATAACGTAGTTAGTATTGTAATTTATATTTCCACTGGTTTATATGTCATGCTAATACTAGCTGTTATTAATCTCTTTATATGTGTAGCTGGTTTGCTAGAGTGGAAGAAGAACTATAAAGGACAAGTGCATGTAAATAATTATATTTAG